A stretch of DNA from Poecilia reticulata strain Guanapo linkage group LG18, Guppy_female_1.0+MT, whole genome shotgun sequence:
TATGGCTCGCTAGCTAAAGCTAGAGAGAGAGCTGTAACTCGACTGTTGTGGCTCTGGTGTAGTTCCTCACACCAAAGCCATGACAGGTACCTGAAGAGTAGCAGGGCTAGCTAACTAGCTCTctagttagctagctaacaCGTGAAGCTTATTGTGTTATGGCAATTGTGATATTGCCATAACACAATTGCAATATTACATATAGCATATAGCTATATTGCATATAGCTAGCTATATGCAAAGAAGATAGCATATGACTAGCTGGAGAGCTATCCTAGCTTCTATTGGCCTGTTTGCAAGCTAGCAAGCATTAGCAGTTTGCTACTGATATCCTTAACTGTCTTGAGTCAGAATGGAgtgagtgaaaatgtttgactgataaaaaaatCCTGCAAGAATAAAACTACATTGAATATATAAGGTTAAGTAGTcctgacatgacaaaatgtaagacctgtgattaacgtATTTAAGGCTAACTTACATTCTTAACCCAAGACATGTTATGGCCAACTTTTAGATagatgaatttaagactttttaaggatgacATTAGCAGGGTGCTAATGAGGCTCTTCTCCATTTGGAGCCTTCATCATCCCATGGAGTCTGTTAGGGTCATTCTGATGAGTCATGTTTGATGATAAATTATGACACACACAGTTCATATCAGTCTTCTTGACACAAAACTTACAGGAATTTAAATAATGAAGCATGCATGTCTTCAACTCAGGAGCATGTGCACATTTAAGTTACATAATTTACTGTTAAAAgttggtatttttaaatattcctaTAGTAAAGGGAGAGTTGGAGGAACAATCCAGCTGTTCCATCTAGTCGATGTGAACAGAACACAATGATCTTCACGTTGTTATCTTTTAAGGACACAGATACTAcaaagttcttgtttttgttagtttgctTTGCAGACTAAAGGACATTCCTACAAATGACTGCAGCAAAAATTGACCAAATTCTtcctcaaaacaaaataaacagcagcatgCTCAGACCTACCTCCTCAGCTAACACCTAAATGTATGAATCGCACACATGTGTACGCATGTGACACGCTGAGGTCCCTTTGTGTCGCCTGAATCGCACTTGTTACAGCATATTGTACATGACTGTTGAGCTGAATTTGACTAATGCAGTAGCTGATGCACAACAGTACAAGGATTTTCTCATACTGATAGCATTTATGTATGAAAATTGAGTCGACATTACTTAATCTCTTACTGGAAGCATCGTTTTTCCAGTAACTTTCCACTCTGTTGAACATGGTTGATGGTTTGATTTATGACAACGACACTTTTCTGCAGACACACCATGTCTCGATTAGacaaaaaagagagataaaAGCAGACAAGGGTGCAAGGGGTGGGGGGGTATAATTACACTGCATGGACTGGAATTCTGTCCCTCCCTCGTGTTCTCCCCCCTCTGGGATCTTGGCCTTACTATATAAAGGAGAACCCGACCCACACAGGTTTGCTCAGTCACACAGATCTGGGTTGTACATTCAACAAAGCTGCAGCTTGAAAACTTTTGCTTCACTTCCAGAATCAGTCAAGTTCTCCTGCTGAGTTCTCGATTCATCGTTGGACATCAGGGAATCCACCTGGTCCAGGATAAGTCCAGAGGTCTTTAGAGATAAAAGAAACTGATCCAACTTTTTATAAGTCCATTGAAAGGATGGAACAGCAAAGCTTCTTCACTCACAGAAAAGCATTGGTGGTGATGTGCATTGCAGTGTTTTTGCTGGCACAGCAGGTAAGGAGACTATTGATTTGATTGAAATGTGGGAAGTTCTTTTGTGGCTATTTTAGGGGAGATACATACtgatcttaaaatgttttaagttacaaatataaaattcaGTTGATCTTCCAAAAAGTGGATGATCATCATTGGAAGATGTTAAAAACGTTGACGTTACATTGCTCAAATTTTATACACCTAGATTGATTTTGCTCTTACACACCAAAATCCAATAACTTagagacagaaaatcaaaatgaacatgGTAGTTTATCGACTTGTGATGAACTTTCAACAACTAATAGACATTCctgtgcattttcttttttgtgtggttgCCAGGCACACGCAGGTCCGCTGGTATCACGGCTCCAGTCTGGCTCTGACCAGATCCGAGACGTAAGGGGGGAACACACAGAGCACATGCTGAAAAGAATTGCCCGCATGACCCCTCTATGGAGGATCATGAGCAGCAAACCATCTGGAGCTTTCTGCCAAAACAACTTTGAATGCGCGACTGGACTCTGCAggtaacaggaaaaaaattatattttcagaaattaaactgagctgttgccttgcagcaagaaggttctgggttcgattcccggccccggtctttctgcatggagtttgcatgttctccctgtgcatgcgtgggttttttccgggtactccggcttcctcccactgtccaaaaacatgactgtcaggttaactggcctctccaaattgcccctaggtgtgagtgtgtgtgtgcatggttgtgtgccctgtgtgtctgtgttgccctgcgacagactggcaacctgtccaggatgtaccccgcctctcgcccgaaacgttagctggagatgggcaccagcaaccctcccgaccccattaagggacaagggtgcaagaaaatggatggatggatggaaattaaaCTGTGATGCATCATTACTGTATCTAAGAATGGTCCCTTACTAGGAGTTAAAAGTTCAGGTAGTAGGGAAAATGTTTAAGTCCACTAGGACTTACTTCTTGTGGATTATAAATTGAACATAGCATGAAGGAACAAGAAGGAGAGAAACGTCACTTAAAGTTATGTCACATCACTAGTTACTAACGAAACTAGTGACTAGCCTTTTAGCTTGGACAAAATGTTACTAAgccaaaacatttaactggtTTTAAACTTTATAACTGACGTACATTTAAATTCATATCCAAAAATTGTAATCTAGGCTACAAGTGTCATAAAGTAACTtaagttgaatttgttttaatttccatttgggtaAAATTTGGGATTAGTCATTAGTCGCAATCACTGCTGAAGCTAATTCAAGGCGAAACTAAGTGTATTTTTTCCCTTCTATTTAtctaaatactaaaaaaaaaaaaaaaattgtactaTACCGTGTGCGCAACTTATTTAGTAAGAAACAAAATGCCTGAAGAGCAAACAGTTTTCTTCTACAGTTTTAGCTATATTCTGAATTCACGGCAGTCGTGTTGCATTCAAAGTCAGAGACCTTTGGCTTTCCAACTTGACATGACTTCATCAAAAGACTCTGTATTTGATTATTAcctcacaaaacaaaaagagagcaacaaactttattttattacacttgcATCATCAGCAATAGTAGACCCTGACCTGCTAGCTTAAAAAATCAGTAGCCTAACTTACATAGCTAAGAACATTGTGGGTTTTGCCTCATATTTTGCCTTATGTTTTGTGTAATTCTGAACAACTTGGAGATTAAATATTTCTcgtgaaagaaacaaaattctAAGCAAAGAAATTTTGAATCTTGATAGATTTTCTAAGAAATTCAAAATTTTCCCCATACACTTTAgcttttctttgtggttttttttgttgttttttttttttagcaaaaatgacCAGGAGGAGTTGGGGCTACATGTTACTGTTGTTAACTATTCTGTCATGTACTGTATTTTTTCATGACATTAAAAACTTCTGTCTGTCCTCAGGGAGGGACGCTGCTCTACAAACCAACGCCCCTCGTCAGAGCCTGTGAAATATTAGATCCTGCAGGACACCACCAGCGAGTTTACATCAGCGTACAATCCCAATCTGGATGCATTCTGAAAACTAGGATACAAACTATATTTTTGTCTGGATTATCTGAATTTGTATTTATAACTATGAGAATTATATCTGCACAGCTACTTGGATTTATTGCCAATTTAACTACCAGAAAATGTATACAAACAGCTAAATATGTGCATAATTTTGCATGAAGTGAGGAAAGTTACCAAAAATGACTTTGGTGCTATGATCTAAAAGCCCAAAAAtataagatttttgtttttgggatgTACAAGTTACTTTAACCTTGAACTTCATTCTACACCCTTCCTAATAACACAGGGATGGTTGATAGTTCAGTTGGATTCTTGTGATATAACGATAAtgacccataaaaaaaaaaaaacagacataagcTACAAATCCCACCATTTTTACGTCCTCTGGACAGAACTggcttaaattgttttattagattGTCTTTTATCTGTAGTTTTATTCTAATGACAGATGGTAGGAGCAGGAACCGACCTACAGCACAGAGACTCTTTCACGACCTTCGCTCCTTCCGATCTTAGTCAAAAGTTGATGTCATTATGCTGTTTTGAAGTACACATGCATTGCTTTTATCTCAAGAAAGTCTACGCAGCAGAAGATAATCTACATTCGTACAGTGATGTGATTAGCAGAGCACGGAAACCCTAAACTGAAATGCTTTCAAcagaaaattacagatttttcttcaaaataccaATCATTATTTATTCTCTAGAAGAGGCTGTGTCCTGCACAGCTGACAAAAGACTAAGagagatttcagattttaaaatgaacagcGAAACATGGATCAAACTTTAAGTTGGCAATGATAAACTATATTAAGTTCTAAAGggagaaataattttgtttacaggaTAAAATCTCAGACATATTTATATGCCTTCTTTGTCTAAATGTCAAAAttgttcctgtttgtgtttagcTCTTATTTTTGGTTCAGTCTAGAATAATTTATCACCTTGAATTGGTTGTCTTCAAGCGCTCAACATGGATCTGATTCATAACCACGAGCTGCACGGCCTTCACGTTTGCACATCTATCCCCTGACACTGGATGGGTTTAGAGTCCTTTTTTAACACGCCTGCAGAGTTTACATCACGCACACGGCAGGCGGAGTCTGATGTTTTGTGCACTTTGTGTGTCAGAGAGAGATTTTAGTTGGACTGcactttttaaatctaaatatcgTTGTACTGTACGGTGttacaaacatgtaaaagagTGGAAGAAAAGCCtaataaaagcttttgaaaaAGGATTCGGTTTCATCTTTTCAATCAGAAGGTTTTTGCATTCATGGTGTGTGTTGCGTTTCTGGAACGCAACAGAgcgaaaaacaaaatggcagcgGCTGCTAATCAAACATTTGGATTCACGTTTGGAGCAGAATATTATTTTCAGTCATTCTACAGGCaaagagattaaaatattttaaatagttgcCCTTCTTCCCATGCATCAACTCTCTTGATTGCGTCTTTCATCAGACAAAACCAAAGTGTAAACGCTTGGCCATAACGCATAGCATgcctgtaaaaaacaaaacatacatctCATAACTGTCAAGCAAAGTGGGGAGACGTCATGAATCTCTTCAGGGCGCAAAACGAGGGCAAAAGAAGGAACAAGAAACAGTAACAGCAGACGTTTAGCCAACTTCATCAACCCTTTCATTCATCCAGCCATTGTTGCTATTTATCTGTCCTTTACATCCTAAACTTGATGAAAACTTTATATGGACGTACAAAATTCAGTGGTGAGTTGCTTGAGGCTGATTGGATCCTTTAGTCAATGGTTGTTAATTTTACTGCTACAAACTGTTTGGTACTTATTTAGACTTCAGCTCATGGAAACATCTGCTTCATGGAGTTTGATATGTTTGAGCTTAAAAAGGTCCTGAAATAGGATGACTGATTAATTTTGGTTAATATTTTAACGATTCAGCTAAACTTGACATTGCCCTGTTTATGTACTTCTTATagtgtttttgacattttttgaaatGCACATCCTCCTTCAGTACattttttcaattcaaattaaatttattgtcTTGAGTGAAACATATATGAATCAAAGGTCAAGTATTGCAGCAGTAAAAAGTTTCACAGAAAtataacactgcaaaaacacaaaatcttactgagtatttttggtttatatgGCTTAGTGTCAATATTTTAGCAcatctgaaataagacaaaactaacaaacctttcagcaagatataggagcttcgtttatagtcaataattccttaatattgatgaaaacgtacAAGTTCcactgccagattatttcacttaaaacatggtGAAAAAGTCTTGGtataagtgaagtaatctgTTGATTGAACTAgcacttttccatcaatattaaaggaattgttgacttaaaacaaagcTGCAGAAGAACTTCTTGTTAGTTTCGTCTTACTTAAAATGTACaaagatatctgcactagaaaaCTGCACAACATTTTgtggtaagatttggtgtttctGCGTCTGTAGCTGGTTGTCATTCCCACTTTGAAAACCCCTGCAGAGCCCAGGACCAGCAGACTTGTTTAACATAGACTGGTCCTTCTTTTTTCTCACCTTTGGTCAACTTGGATAGAAATTCCCTACAAAAGCGATTTGGAAGTGAAGCAAAGCATATATGAACAGAATCTTGATGCATATCTCTGGTGGGAACAGCACACCAGCTTGATTCCAGCACTAAACAGGAAAGCGTGTGAATCATAAAGCAACATCTGCTGCAGGATAATGACAAGACATCTGAGTCATGCgccttgcatttttttcttatgccACTCAAGGGAGCGAAGCCGCTGTCAAGAGTTTAAAAGTCAAACAGCCGCTGGTGTTTAAATCGTCAAGTCTTTCACAATAACTGGACCGAGCCAAGTGTGTGAGGGTAAAGTTCTGTTGATTTCACCTTTGCATTGACCTTTGAcataaaaaatcacatttacagaGAAGCCATTAAGCATTCTGAAAGGCAAGACACAAAGAGATGTGTTTGTTGACTGATTTGAACTGTTTAAAAGCAGCAAGCAGACCAACAGTGAGGTCGAGAAGGcctaaaaatatcaaactttgatatctgaaaagtgtggcttatATTTCTGTCGATCCCACAATCGTGCAACAACTTTACAAACCCACCTTTTCCTGACATTACAGCTTCAAGCGTTTCAGAGgaatgtctctaccagctttgcaatTCAGGGAACATTTAGTCCCCTGATTCCTAAATGGATTCCCTAAATGTGTGCTTCAATCTCAGCATAAACCCAAACTGTTCAAATCCAGCTCATCCAGTATAATTCAGGTGCCAGCAGCTGTGAAATGGGCTCACTGTTCGGTCTTTTTGGGGTTTTCTAATCTGTTTACTGTTCTcttatgtgtttttgtaaaaaaaaaaaatgttttcgcTGTGATGGCCTGATGTTGACTTggcctcttcttcctctccagTCTGGGCAGAAGTCATCTGGCGCTCCTATCCTGTACAAGCTGTTCCTCACCCAGACTGTGCTGGTTTGAGTGTGTGAGAGACGGGTCGAGGACTCCTGGTTGGCACTTGTTTAACAGCTCTGTCTGGACCTTCAGAGGCTATCTAAAGCTTTCCAAGCATGTGAGGAAATCAGTTTGCTGTGTGGAAAACCCTGGCTTACGACACAGGCTAATTTTTCTACTCATACCATTAGCCTGCTTAGCTTAGCACAGCTTAACTGCATACTACTCTATTTTTAGCGCAGTTATGTCAACTTATCAACTTAAATTGTAAATTATTCAAGATAATTATAAACTACGAATTGTTTAATTatctcattttcttcttttttgtgctGCAGTGTAAAGTAgctttttcttattattgtAAAACATTAACCTCCCGATGGGACCAGGGATGGAAATTagattttggtttgatttgctctcaaattatatattttttgcactttatttagaaaaaaaaaatgcaaaaaaaaattgttttgtttctggttatcacataaataagttattaaaGCATTTTGTAAGGTAGCTATAAACTTTGTCCAAAAtttgtcacaaagttttaacaaaataattcaaaggaaaaacaacagaaacacctTAAAGGTCAGACATTCGATGATATATCAGTAAAAAGTATCGGTATCAGCGATATTGGtcctgtatttttatttggtttcgGATCCTAAGCGatgcagcatcatactgtggtACTGgggatgtgttttatttgtggttgAAAAAGTCTTTGTGTCTGAACCAACCACAACTTTTAATCTGTTGGGGTAACATTTGGACCCAGAAAGGAAAACCTACTGACTGACACAGAAACATTGGCTAAAGACATTAAAGGTGaagtgaaacaaataaacaaattgtcACAAATATCAACGCTACAGGTGACGTTTAAATCCTATATCTAAAAATAAGAGCCAAGTCTTGGGTTTAAGTTGATATAAACCAGACAGGGATAAATGTCAAATGCTTTTCACCCCGATTTCACATGAATCTGGTTTCACTATGTGCACCACAGGAACTCACTGACTAATCTGCTGAACCTGTTTTGAATGTTCAGCAAACGGCTTCCAGGCAAGGGGAATGTTTTCCATTCGCACCGCGATGTAGTTCAAGGTGATCCATCACCAGGTTCACTTTTTTGCCCGTTTATGACACACAGTTGACAGATTGGCAAGCGTGTTTGGAACACGTGtcaaagtttgatatttttaggCCTTCACGACCTCACCGTCTGTGTTTGTCCAGGTCTGTCTGCTCTTTGGGGAAAAATAGAATTGGTCATTTTGGTCTTAATATTGTTAAACTTTGAACTCCAACAAGTTACACTCACATTCTCCATTTTCCACTAAGTGCTAAAATGCACTGTTGTAATAGCTGTGCCACCTACGTGTTGGTCTTTTGTCCATTGAGTCCAACCATAACTTGACTTTTTATGTGGCTTTTTTAGTAATAGCTTCCTCCTTGCCGAGCAGCTTTTAAGTCCAGACTAGTACGAGTTTATTAGTGGAAAACGATACTCTGTTTCAGGTTTAGTCAGCAAGTTTGCAAAGTGTTTTGTTCTGTTGGTTCCTACTTCAAGTTTCTTGGCATGGTTGACGGCGAATCTTAACGTCTTAACGATTGGCTAATAATCTTGAATACAAACACAGttccacagaaagaaaaagactatGTGTGAAACGGgtttataaaagttttgtttttcaatatagcttacttttaatttgttacgactttttgtctaattcagttttgatttgtttttagagtgtttgctggtttttattAGTTACTAGTTACACATTGCTAAGtttcaaattagtttttatagtcatttttgttgtttcatactttacttttttccctCATTGCGCATTCACCTGTCCTtagagtttgtgtgtttttacctcACTGCAGCATCCATCTGTACACTAacaaaattcaatgttttaGCAGATTGAGTTGACACAATTACACTCAAACATTCATATGGTCAGTAGCAGATTATTAAGTGCCAAATAGCAACACTGGACATGACGTACTCAGTAAAACACCATTCATATGTACAAGTTATTAAACAAAATGGAATAATTTTAGTCAAATGTGACAACACAGACATACAAAATTAACCAAGgtataaatatggaaaattcTTCAACACAAtatctgaaatatatatataNNNNNNNNNNNNNNNNNNNNNNNNNNNNNNNNNNNNNNNNNNNNNNNNNNNNNNNNNNNNNNNNNNNNNNNNNNNNNNNNNNNNNNNNNNNNNNNNNNNNNNNNNNNNNNNNNNNNNNNNNNNNNNNNNNNNNNNNNNNNNNNNNNNNNNNNNNNNNNNNNNNNNNNNNNNNNNNNNNNNNNNNNAATAATTCAGAAATATCTGTAAAAACCCTGTACAGCAAATATCTGTTTCTCAGCGAGTTCTAATCTCTCCTTACCGGATGAAAACCTGCATCACCGTCCGGTTCTAGTCTAATGTCTCCATCCTGACTCTTTGCCCTTTCTATCGTGacaataaagaatttttttaacatgtggAAAG
This window harbors:
- the leap2 gene encoding liver-expressed antimicrobial peptide 2, whose protein sequence is MEQQSFFTHRKALVVMCIAVFLLAQQAHAGPLVSRLQSGSDQIRDVRGEHTEHMLKRIARMTPLWRIMSSKPSGAFCQNNFECATGLCREGRCSTNQRPSSEPVKY